A single Antricoccus suffuscus DNA region contains:
- a CDS encoding ABC transporter ATP-binding protein translates to MTTATSPAVGATGVSKVFFAGKEPVWALEDVSLQVEEGSFTCVVGPSGCGKSTLLRILGGLEKPTSGTVALQDSSHKIPAAFVFQEHGVFPWVNVLDNVAFGLRMSGVRRNERTERSREWIARVGLSSFEKSYPHELSGGMRQRIAIARAFATGSPVLLMDEPLGALDAQTRLLMQEELVKLWEAERKTVVMVTHGIEEAILLGDRVVVMSARPGRIKEDIQVDFPRPRTMELERTPEFGEMRYRIWELLRDDVRASAAM, encoded by the coding sequence ATGACTACAGCCACGTCACCAGCCGTTGGCGCTACCGGCGTCTCCAAAGTCTTCTTCGCCGGCAAGGAACCGGTGTGGGCCTTGGAAGATGTCTCCCTGCAGGTTGAGGAGGGCTCGTTCACGTGCGTCGTGGGCCCGTCCGGCTGCGGCAAGTCCACGCTCCTGCGGATTCTCGGGGGCCTCGAGAAACCGACGTCTGGGACGGTCGCGCTGCAGGATTCAAGCCATAAGATCCCTGCCGCATTTGTATTTCAGGAGCACGGTGTCTTTCCATGGGTCAACGTGCTCGACAACGTCGCCTTCGGTCTGCGGATGAGCGGTGTACGCCGCAACGAGCGCACCGAGAGGTCCCGGGAGTGGATTGCCCGGGTTGGGCTGAGCAGCTTCGAGAAGTCCTACCCGCATGAGCTTTCTGGTGGGATGCGACAACGGATCGCCATCGCACGCGCGTTTGCCACCGGTTCGCCGGTGCTGCTGATGGATGAGCCGCTCGGCGCGCTCGATGCGCAGACCCGCCTGCTGATGCAGGAAGAATTGGTCAAGCTCTGGGAAGCCGAACGTAAGACGGTCGTCATGGTCACCCACGGCATCGAAGAGGCGATCTTGCTCGGCGATCGGGTCGTGGTGATGTCTGCGCGGCCGGGCAGGATCAAAGAAGACATTCAGGTCGACTTCCCGAGGCCGCGGACCATGGAGCTGGAGCGCACGCCAGAGTTTGGCGAAATGCGCTATCGCATATGGGAACTACTGCGCGACGACGTACGCGCATCGGCGGCGATGTGA
- a CDS encoding DUF6457 domain-containing protein, which translates to MADDDIMDALSAWADKVAADLKIDPPTAEQINQLLGVAGVAAHEVLRPAAPITTFLAGYALGADPSLSLESVVATITRLAKERES; encoded by the coding sequence ATGGCTGACGACGACATCATGGACGCGCTGAGCGCTTGGGCCGACAAGGTTGCCGCTGACTTGAAGATCGACCCACCGACCGCCGAACAGATCAATCAACTGCTTGGTGTTGCGGGCGTCGCCGCCCACGAGGTCCTCCGGCCCGCGGCGCCGATCACGACGTTCTTGGCCGGCTATGCGCTTGGCGCAGACCCGTCGCTGTCACTGGAATCGGTGGTCGCCACGATCACTCGCCTCGCCAAGGAGCGGGAAAGCTAG
- the mobA gene encoding molybdenum cofactor guanylyltransferase, with the protein MLRHQPGLPHSLGGVIVLAGGKSSRLGGLHKPALPLAGQSLLGHLLTALDGLPTIIVGLSDGISDEQIARVTLAREDPPGGGPVAAIAAGARHLAPDTELVAIVAADMPFLTRGHFDRLVGVLGDHDVAVPVARDRQQWLASVWKVAALRRALIVIGDPLNQSVRNLAALLDVRFLGITDADELRQLLDIDTPDDLNNARRMSDDG; encoded by the coding sequence ATGTTGAGACATCAGCCTGGTCTGCCGCACTCGCTCGGTGGCGTGATCGTGCTGGCCGGCGGGAAGAGTTCGCGGCTCGGCGGCTTACACAAGCCTGCGCTCCCCCTGGCTGGTCAATCCCTCCTCGGGCATCTGCTGACCGCGCTTGACGGGCTGCCCACGATTATCGTGGGCCTATCTGACGGGATATCCGATGAGCAGATCGCACGGGTCACGCTCGCCCGCGAAGACCCGCCCGGTGGAGGACCTGTCGCCGCGATTGCCGCGGGCGCGCGCCACCTAGCGCCCGATACAGAGCTCGTCGCGATCGTCGCGGCGGACATGCCTTTCCTTACGCGGGGGCACTTCGACCGACTAGTCGGCGTACTTGGCGATCACGACGTAGCCGTACCGGTCGCGCGGGATCGGCAGCAGTGGCTGGCCTCGGTGTGGAAGGTGGCCGCCCTGCGGCGGGCGCTGATCGTGATCGGCGACCCGCTCAACCAGAGCGTGCGCAACCTCGCCGCGCTTCTCGACGTACGGTTCCTTGGTATTACCGACGCCGACGAGCTGCGTCAACTCTTGGACATTGACACGCCCGACGACCTCAACAACGCACGGAGGATGAGCGACGATGGCTGA
- the deoD gene encoding purine-nucleoside phosphorylase, with protein MSIHIGADSGQIAPYVLMPGDPLRAKWIAEHYLEDAKLYSDVRNMFGYTGTYKGLEVSVQGSGMGMPSFAIYGTELFNDFGVQTIVRVGSCGALNTDVKLRDVILASGACTDSGMNRLRFEGVDFAPIADFELLRTAYDVAAANKMPTHVGNILSSDSFYNDRAELTTRLTEYGVLAVEMEAAALYTLAAKYGRKALAICTVSDHVITGEATSSQEREQSFSDMIEVALETVLTVHGQK; from the coding sequence ATGAGTATTCATATCGGTGCCGATTCCGGCCAGATCGCCCCTTACGTCCTTATGCCCGGCGACCCGCTGCGTGCCAAGTGGATCGCCGAGCACTACCTGGAAGACGCCAAGCTCTACAGCGATGTGCGCAACATGTTCGGTTACACGGGCACTTACAAGGGCCTTGAGGTATCGGTGCAGGGTTCGGGCATGGGTATGCCGTCTTTCGCTATCTACGGCACCGAGTTGTTCAACGACTTCGGCGTACAGACGATCGTGCGGGTCGGCTCGTGCGGCGCGCTCAACACCGACGTAAAGCTGCGCGACGTGATCCTTGCTTCGGGCGCTTGCACCGACTCGGGCATGAACCGGTTGCGTTTCGAGGGCGTCGACTTCGCTCCGATCGCCGACTTCGAGCTGCTGCGCACGGCGTACGACGTCGCCGCCGCCAACAAGATGCCAACGCACGTCGGCAATATTCTGTCCTCCGACTCGTTCTACAACGATCGAGCCGAGCTCACGACCCGCCTCACCGAGTACGGCGTCCTCGCGGTCGAGATGGAAGCCGCCGCGCTTTACACACTCGCCGCTAAGTACGGCCGGAAGGCGTTGGCGATCTGCACCGTCTCGGACCACGTGATCACCGGCGAGGCCACCAGTTCGCAGGAGCGCGAGCAGTCCTTCAGCGACATGATCGAGGTCGCACTCGAGACAGTTCTCACCGTGCACGGGCAGAAGTAG
- a CDS encoding GntR family transcriptional regulator, with amino-acid sequence MTKRSRTTLADEIVQTIKSEIRSGVYPSGERLPTEAALGERFAVSRATVRSAIKELDVLGLVWTQQGAGTFVRLRPTVHDGLEKMGSISDSIRASGKNPGHEYGRQTTRGVLPDEAKRMGVSSETDVVELRRRITADGDVVAYSFDLIPATLFPGKFQAGQLEGSIFRYFEDELGIHPTLGLAQVHAVESNHIAWGPGAAKHRLFVLLDQLHYDREHRLLMYSRTYFIEGVYSFELVRTN; translated from the coding sequence ATGACAAAACGGTCACGAACGACGCTCGCGGACGAAATCGTCCAGACGATCAAGTCCGAGATCCGATCGGGCGTCTATCCGTCCGGCGAGAGATTGCCAACCGAGGCCGCGCTGGGCGAGCGATTCGCCGTATCGCGGGCAACTGTGCGCAGTGCGATCAAAGAGCTCGACGTGCTCGGACTCGTCTGGACGCAGCAGGGGGCCGGCACATTCGTGCGCCTGCGACCGACCGTCCATGACGGCTTGGAGAAGATGGGGTCGATCTCCGACTCGATCCGCGCGAGCGGCAAGAATCCCGGCCACGAGTACGGTCGTCAGACAACTCGCGGCGTTTTGCCCGACGAGGCTAAGCGAATGGGTGTCTCCTCCGAGACCGATGTCGTCGAGCTCCGCCGCCGGATCACGGCGGACGGCGACGTCGTTGCCTACTCGTTTGACCTGATTCCAGCGACCCTGTTCCCGGGCAAGTTTCAGGCCGGGCAGCTCGAAGGTTCGATTTTCCGGTACTTCGAGGACGAGCTGGGCATACATCCGACACTTGGCCTCGCACAGGTGCACGCGGTCGAGTCCAATCACATTGCGTGGGGTCCGGGGGCCGCGAAACATCGACTGTTCGTGCTGCTCGACCAGCTGCACTACGACCGCGAGCATCGACTGCTGATGTACTCGCGGACGTACTTCATCGAGGGGGTCTATTCGTTCGAGCTAGTGCGCACGAACTGA
- the mtnA gene encoding S-methyl-5-thioribose-1-phosphate isomerase, translating to MRAIDWTDGTTERPGHIRLLDQSLLPQSETVLEIDTVDDLIDAIKRLAVRGAPALGVAGALGVALAVQNLDPAEVDKAIDKLRVARPTAVNLALGVDLARAARPDGAAAVLAAALKVRDDDIAASSAMAKHGAALLGEILSDSAASSARLMTICNTGGLAAVERGTALGVVQEMHLTGRLKQAIALETRPLLQGSRLTAWELLQMGAPFDLIVDSAAASILAAGGADAVLVGADRIAANGDTANKIGTFALALAADYAGVPFIVVAPESTVDTQTASGAEIDIEDRGSTEVAEIRGMRLAPEGIAAANPAFDVTPAKLITAIVTDKRVIRPDRGDRPDQPL from the coding sequence GTGCGCGCCATTGACTGGACCGATGGAACCACCGAACGACCGGGTCATATCCGGCTGCTAGACCAGTCGCTGCTCCCCCAGTCCGAGACGGTGCTCGAGATCGACACGGTGGACGACCTTATCGACGCGATCAAACGGCTTGCCGTACGCGGCGCTCCCGCGCTCGGCGTCGCCGGCGCGCTCGGTGTCGCGCTCGCCGTACAGAACCTCGACCCGGCCGAAGTCGACAAGGCGATCGACAAGCTACGCGTCGCGCGGCCCACCGCTGTCAATCTGGCGCTCGGCGTCGACCTCGCGCGTGCCGCGCGTCCAGACGGCGCCGCGGCGGTGTTGGCTGCCGCTCTCAAGGTCCGCGACGACGACATCGCCGCATCATCGGCAATGGCCAAGCACGGCGCTGCGCTACTAGGCGAAATCCTCTCGGACTCCGCGGCGAGCAGTGCACGACTCATGACCATTTGCAATACCGGCGGACTCGCCGCCGTCGAGCGCGGAACCGCGTTGGGCGTCGTACAAGAGATGCACTTGACTGGGCGGCTGAAGCAAGCCATCGCGCTCGAGACGAGGCCGCTGCTGCAAGGGTCCCGGCTCACCGCCTGGGAGTTACTGCAGATGGGTGCGCCGTTCGACCTGATCGTCGACTCTGCGGCGGCCTCGATACTCGCCGCAGGCGGCGCGGACGCCGTCCTGGTCGGTGCGGACCGGATCGCCGCAAACGGCGACACAGCCAACAAGATTGGCACCTTCGCACTCGCACTGGCCGCCGACTACGCAGGCGTGCCATTTATCGTCGTTGCCCCGGAGTCGACCGTGGACACCCAGACCGCCTCCGGCGCGGAGATCGACATCGAGGACCGCGGCAGCACCGAGGTGGCCGAGATTCGGGGCATGCGACTCGCGCCCGAAGGCATCGCGGCGGCCAATCCGGCTTTCGACGTCACGCCAGCGAAATTGATCACCGCCATCGTGACCGACAAACGAGTGATCCGGCCCGACCGCGGCGACCGACCCGATCAGCCGCTCTAA